One bacterium genomic window carries:
- a CDS encoding cysteine synthase family protein — MSLPAQRLYLDTQRAPRRQSVPPLVHMIGNTPLIELTAVADDLAPGVRVFAKAEWKNPGGSIKDRAAWAMLSAALRDQRIHEHTRILEATSGNTGIALAMLGAALGIGVTLCLPENASRERKQILHAYGAELIYTDPLLSTDGAQVVARELAAKYPEQYCYLNQYANPANVHAHLTGTGPEIWRQTDGAITHFVSGLGTTGTFTGVSRYLKARDPRINIASFQPDSPFHGLEGLKHLPSVHVPEIYDGNIADLELEIATEDAYTYCRRLASEEGLLVGTSAGASCAAALKLARTLEQGLVVTIFPDGAEKYLSTPLWEGHA, encoded by the coding sequence ATGTCTCTGCCCGCCCAACGCCTCTATCTCGATACGCAGCGCGCACCGCGCCGCCAGTCCGTACCGCCGCTCGTGCATATGATCGGCAACACGCCCTTAATTGAACTCACAGCCGTTGCTGACGATCTCGCTCCCGGCGTGCGCGTATTTGCCAAGGCTGAATGGAAAAATCCCGGCGGTTCCATCAAGGATCGCGCGGCCTGGGCCATGCTGTCCGCAGCACTGCGGGACCAGCGCATTCACGAGCACACCCGCATCCTGGAAGCCACCAGCGGCAACACCGGCATTGCGCTCGCCATGCTCGGCGCGGCCTTGGGCATTGGCGTCACGCTCTGTCTGCCCGAAAATGCCAGCCGCGAACGCAAGCAGATTCTCCACGCCTACGGCGCTGAACTGATCTACACCGACCCGTTGCTCTCCACCGATGGAGCGCAAGTAGTGGCCCGCGAACTCGCCGCAAAATACCCCGAGCAATACTGCTACCTGAATCAATACGCCAACCCCGCCAACGTGCATGCGCACCTGACCGGCACCGGTCCGGAAATCTGGCGGCAAACGGACGGCGCGATTACACACTTTGTCTCAGGTCTCGGCACCACCGGTACATTCACGGGTGTCAGCCGCTACCTCAAGGCTCGCGATCCGCGCATCAACATCGCCAGCTTCCAACCGGATTCACCCTTTCACGGGCTCGAGGGTTTGAAACATCTGCCGTCGGTGCACGTGCCTGAAATCTACGACGGCAACATTGCCGATCTCGAACTTGAAATCGCGACCGAAGACGCCTACACCTATTGCCGTCGCCTCGCCTCGGAAGAAGGCTTGCTCGTCGGCACCTCCGCCGGCGCGTCCTGCGCTGCCGCGTTGAAACTCGCGCGCACACTCGAGCAGGGCCTCGTCGTGACGATCTTCCCCGATGGCGCCGAGAAATATCTGTCCACGCCGCTGTGGGAGGGCCACGCCTGA
- a CDS encoding peroxiredoxin, with protein MNTNGTPNGIAPVALPRINTPAPEFTAKSTHGEIKLADYKGKWVVLFSHPADFTPVCTTEFLAFARKHDEFVQRNTQIIGLSIDSIYSHIAWVRSIEHNFDVKVPFPLIADLKGDVARAYGMLHPEASDTSAVRAVFIIDDKGIVRTMIYYPLSNGRSIDEVLRILEALQTTDKHGLATPENWQPGEACIIPAPQTQQAADHRKTEAEHYTDWYFSKRTPQ; from the coding sequence ATGAACACCAACGGAACCCCCAACGGCATCGCGCCTGTGGCGCTGCCCCGCATTAACACACCCGCGCCCGAATTCACCGCGAAGTCCACCCACGGTGAAATCAAACTCGCCGACTACAAAGGCAAGTGGGTCGTCCTGTTCAGCCATCCGGCCGATTTCACGCCCGTCTGCACCACCGAGTTTCTGGCCTTTGCGCGCAAACACGACGAGTTCGTGCAGCGCAACACGCAGATCATCGGCCTCTCGATTGACTCCATTTATTCGCACATCGCCTGGGTGCGCAGCATCGAGCACAACTTCGATGTCAAGGTGCCGTTCCCGCTGATCGCCGATCTCAAGGGCGACGTGGCCCGCGCCTACGGCATGCTCCATCCCGAAGCATCCGACACCTCCGCAGTGCGGGCCGTGTTCATCATTGATGACAAAGGCATCGTCCGCACCATGATCTACTACCCGCTCTCCAATGGCCGTTCGATTGACGAAGTGCTGCGCATCCTCGAAGCGCTGCAAACCACTGACAAACACGGGCTGGCCACGCCCGAAAATTGGCAGCCCGGCGAGGCTTGCATTATTCCGGCGCCGCAAACGCAGCAGGCCGCCGATCATCGCAAAACCGAAGCCGAGCACTACACCGACTGGTATTTCAGCAAGCGCACGCCGCAATAG
- a CDS encoding putative porin has protein sequence MRYRIGIQNQVNEHVLVGMRLATGRMDPRSTNQDLEDGLTPKFIYLDRAYGELTDGGHWWTTMGRFANPMTATDLQWDADVAFEGGVVRYSRGEAIKTTVTAGGIWLEPYRNQHGAGIWVGQATLAGQAGDAKWTASAGVYSYVLGAMVDPVANGNTLLNNRYLRDYEVFDVVFSATLPGMMKSKWTVTLNPLLNTATSEKNTGWLASVNWKGKVLERSASWSYDYRTLEADAVIGSFVDSDVAGGRTDQRSHRLSAEMGVIEGFSLGGAAIFSTLSSQGDGDWYQRWMLDGQIKF, from the coding sequence GTGCGCTATCGTATTGGGATCCAAAATCAGGTCAATGAACACGTCTTGGTTGGGATGAGGCTGGCGACAGGTCGGATGGACCCGCGCTCGACGAATCAGGACCTCGAGGACGGTCTGACTCCGAAGTTCATCTACCTGGATCGGGCTTATGGCGAGTTGACGGACGGCGGACATTGGTGGACGACCATGGGGCGGTTCGCCAATCCGATGACGGCAACGGACCTGCAGTGGGATGCAGATGTGGCGTTTGAGGGTGGTGTCGTACGATATAGTCGCGGCGAGGCGATCAAGACTACGGTGACGGCCGGCGGGATTTGGCTGGAGCCCTATCGCAATCAGCACGGCGCCGGCATCTGGGTTGGCCAGGCCACCTTGGCCGGGCAAGCGGGCGATGCCAAATGGACGGCCTCGGCGGGCGTCTACAGCTATGTGCTGGGGGCCATGGTTGACCCGGTGGCCAACGGCAACACGCTCTTAAACAATCGCTACCTGCGTGATTACGAAGTGTTCGATGTTGTGTTTTCGGCGACGCTGCCGGGGATGATGAAGTCGAAATGGACGGTGACTCTCAATCCGCTTTTGAATACGGCGACATCGGAGAAGAACACCGGCTGGTTGGCGTCGGTGAATTGGAAGGGCAAGGTCCTGGAACGGTCGGCCTCGTGGAGCTATGACTATCGTACTTTGGAGGCCGACGCGGTCATCGGTTCGTTTGTGGATAGTGATGTAGCGGGCGGGCGGACGGATCAGCGCAGTCATCGTCTTTCAGCAGAGATGGGTGTGATCGAAGGTTTTTCGTTGGGCGGCGCGGCGATTTTCAGCACGCTGAGTTCGCAGGGCGACGGGGATTGGTACCAGCGGTGGATGCTTGACGGACAGATCAAGTTCTAA
- a CDS encoding phosphate ABC transporter substrate-binding protein, producing MRFAIRYGLLLAGLSLMLVAVGCGKKTDVPAEKTSIDIKGSDTMVNLMSALAEEFMKANPGKQVAVTGGGSGTGIAAMLNGTTDICASSRALTDKERDLAKQKQMAPVEVVIGMDGLAVFVNPANKVDTLSLEQVKNIFQGQVKDWKDVGGAPGPIVAHSRESNSGTYVYFKEHVLNKGDFATDVRLMTSTAALVQELSTNLGGIGYGGEAYGKDGKVKSLYIRKDAASPAYPPQEDLVRGGQYPISRPLFLYTTGSTAGLTQQFIDFCNSPKGQTIVREVGYVPLKG from the coding sequence ATGCGTTTCGCAATTCGTTACGGCCTGTTGTTGGCCGGACTCAGTTTGATGTTGGTGGCGGTAGGCTGCGGGAAGAAGACCGACGTGCCCGCTGAGAAGACCTCGATTGATATCAAGGGCTCGGACACGATGGTGAACCTGATGTCGGCCTTGGCTGAAGAATTCATGAAGGCGAATCCCGGCAAGCAGGTGGCCGTCACGGGCGGCGGCAGCGGCACGGGGATCGCCGCGATGCTGAACGGAACAACGGACATTTGCGCGTCGTCGCGCGCGTTGACCGACAAAGAGCGTGATCTGGCGAAGCAGAAGCAAATGGCGCCGGTTGAGGTGGTCATCGGCATGGACGGTTTGGCGGTGTTCGTGAATCCGGCCAACAAGGTGGACACGCTTTCGCTCGAACAGGTTAAGAACATTTTCCAAGGCCAGGTGAAGGACTGGAAAGACGTGGGCGGCGCGCCGGGACCGATCGTGGCGCACTCGCGTGAGAGCAATTCGGGGACGTATGTCTATTTCAAGGAGCATGTGCTGAACAAAGGCGACTTTGCGACGGACGTGCGCCTGATGACTTCGACGGCGGCGCTGGTGCAGGAACTCTCCACGAACTTGGGCGGCATCGGCTACGGCGGCGAAGCGTATGGCAAAGACGGCAAGGTGAAATCGCTGTACATTCGCAAGGATGCGGCGTCGCCGGCCTACCCGCCGCAGGAAGACCTCGTGCGCGGCGGCCAGTATCCGATTTCGCGTCCGCTGTTTCTGTACACCACGGGCTCGACGGCCGGTTTGACACAGCAGTTCATTGACTTCTGCAATTCGCCGAAGGGTCAGACGATCGTGCGCGAAGTCGGTTATGTTCCGCTGAAGGGCTAA
- the pstC gene encoding phosphate ABC transporter permease subunit PstC, with protein MTSAAMSIVIVALVFLFLGRESWPFIQTHGIGQIFNEIWRPVSFEDEQFGMLSLITGSLLVTLLATVIAVPFGVISAIYIAEMASPVEREIWKPVIEMLAGIPSVVLGFFGLVVVAPMVKQVFHLSSGLNALTGALLLALMAIPTIITISEDAIRNVPRSYKEASFSLGASKLQTIWKVTVPAALSGIVAAVMLGLGRVVGETMAVMMVTGNAAIVTFDPTESVRTMTATVAAEMGEVPFGSDHYHALFVIGVVLLIMTFSLNMVAQRVLKKYRIG; from the coding sequence ATGACCAGCGCGGCGATGAGTATTGTCATCGTCGCGCTGGTGTTCCTATTTCTGGGGCGAGAGAGTTGGCCGTTCATCCAGACGCACGGGATCGGGCAGATATTCAACGAGATCTGGCGGCCCGTGTCGTTTGAAGATGAGCAGTTCGGGATGTTGTCGCTGATCACGGGTTCGCTGCTGGTGACGCTGTTGGCTACAGTGATTGCGGTGCCGTTTGGGGTGATCAGCGCGATCTACATTGCGGAAATGGCATCACCGGTTGAGCGTGAGATCTGGAAACCGGTGATCGAGATGCTGGCGGGCATTCCCTCGGTGGTGTTGGGGTTCTTCGGGTTAGTGGTCGTCGCGCCCATGGTCAAACAGGTGTTTCATCTCTCGTCGGGTTTGAACGCGTTGACGGGCGCGCTGTTGTTGGCGCTCATGGCGATTCCGACGATCATCACGATTTCGGAAGACGCGATTCGGAATGTGCCGCGTTCATACAAAGAAGCGTCGTTTTCCCTCGGCGCGTCGAAGTTGCAGACGATTTGGAAGGTGACCGTTCCGGCGGCGCTGTCGGGAATTGTCGCGGCGGTTATGCTGGGGCTGGGTCGCGTGGTGGGAGAGACGATGGCGGTGATGATGGTGACGGGCAATGCCGCGATCGTCACGTTTGATCCCACGGAATCGGTGCGCACGATGACGGCGACGGTGGCGGCGGAGATGGGTGAAGTGCCGTTTGGCAGCGATCATTATCACGCGCTGTTTGTCATTGGTGTTGTGCTGCTGATTATGACCTTCTCCCTGAATATGGTGGCGCAGCGGGTGCTAAAAAAGTATCGGATCGGCTGA
- the pstA gene encoding phosphate ABC transporter permease PstA: protein MKPRNMSERIVYYSMFGVTYAILLVVVYIIADVVVGGWPVLSWEFLTDTPRKSGAEGGIWPVIVGTLYLVLGTVALAMPLGMAGAIYLSEYATQGRLTRMIRVAIVTLAGIPSVVLGLFGLGLFVIFLGFGASILAGSMTLACMILPTIIVASEEALRAVPQSFREGSLALGATKWETIRRNVLPYAVPGMMTGSILGVGRAAGETAPILLTAAAFFLPSLPQSVFDQCMALPYHLYILATQLPDVEKARPMQYGTALVLIAVVLSFNLTAIIIRSYFRRKYRW from the coding sequence ATGAAGCCGCGCAATATGTCGGAACGAATCGTATACTACTCCATGTTTGGAGTGACGTATGCAATACTTCTGGTGGTTGTGTATATCATTGCGGATGTGGTGGTGGGCGGCTGGCCGGTGCTGTCATGGGAATTTCTGACGGACACGCCGCGCAAGAGCGGCGCGGAGGGCGGCATCTGGCCGGTGATCGTGGGGACGCTTTATCTTGTGTTGGGTACGGTGGCGCTGGCGATGCCGTTGGGGATGGCGGGCGCGATATATTTAAGTGAGTATGCGACTCAGGGGCGGCTTACGCGCATGATCCGAGTTGCGATTGTGACACTGGCGGGCATCCCGTCGGTCGTTCTGGGGTTGTTTGGCTTAGGATTGTTTGTAATATTCTTGGGCTTTGGCGCTTCAATTCTGGCGGGCAGCATGACGTTAGCGTGCATGATTCTGCCGACGATTATTGTGGCCAGTGAAGAAGCTCTGCGGGCGGTGCCGCAGTCGTTTCGCGAAGGCAGTCTGGCGCTGGGGGCCACGAAGTGGGAGACGATCCGGCGCAACGTGCTGCCGTATGCGGTGCCGGGGATGATGACGGGTTCGATCTTAGGCGTGGGCCGCGCGGCGGGCGAGACGGCGCCGATTCTGTTGACGGCGGCGGCGTTCTTCCTTCCCTCGCTGCCGCAGTCGGTGTTTGATCAGTGCATGGCGTTGCCCTATCACCTGTATATTCTGGCGACGCAGTTGCCGGACGTAGAGAAGGCTCGGCCGATGCAGTACGGAACGGCGCTGGTGTTGATTGCAGTGGTTTTGAGTTTCAACTTGACGGCCATTATCATTCGTTCGTATTTTCGCCGGAAGTATCGCTGGTAA
- a CDS encoding phosphate ABC transporter ATP-binding protein: MTHNNPFHIEARKLDFYYGATQALFDVTIQLKRSKVTAFIGPSGCGKSTFLRTLNRMNDIIDGTRLTGQVLVDGVDIYTGTSNVMDLRRKVGMVFQKSNPFPKAIFENVAYGPRIHGETNKRKLEEIVEQSLRRSGLWEEVKDRLQQSAMGLSGGQQQRLCIARALAVDPDVLLMDEPASALDPRSTARIEDLIGELRGEYTIVIVTHNMQQAARVSDDTAFFYEGQLIEVGPTKQIFTNPTEKQTEDYITGRFG; encoded by the coding sequence ATGACGCACAACAATCCATTTCATATCGAAGCGCGCAAGCTCGATTTTTATTACGGCGCCACGCAGGCGCTCTTCGACGTTACGATTCAGTTGAAGCGCAGCAAGGTGACGGCGTTCATCGGGCCGTCGGGCTGCGGGAAGTCCACGTTTTTGCGCACGCTCAACCGGATGAACGACATCATAGACGGGACGCGGTTGACGGGGCAGGTTCTGGTGGACGGCGTGGACATCTACACGGGCACGTCGAACGTGATGGATTTGCGGCGCAAGGTGGGGATGGTGTTCCAGAAGTCGAACCCGTTTCCGAAGGCGATCTTTGAGAACGTCGCGTACGGACCGCGGATCCACGGAGAGACCAACAAGCGCAAGCTCGAGGAGATCGTGGAACAGAGTTTGCGGCGTTCGGGCTTATGGGAAGAGGTTAAGGATCGTCTGCAACAGAGCGCAATGGGGTTGTCGGGCGGCCAGCAGCAGCGGTTATGTATCGCGCGGGCGTTGGCGGTGGATCCGGACGTGCTGCTGATGGACGAACCGGCCTCGGCGCTGGATCCGCGCTCGACCGCGCGCATTGAAGACTTGATCGGCGAGCTGCGCGGGGAGTATACGATTGTGATTGTGACTCACAACATGCAGCAGGCGGCGCGCGTTTCGGACGATACAGCGTTCTTTTATGAAGGGCAATTGATTGAAGTGGGCCCGACGAAACAGATTTTTACGAATCCGACTGAAAAGCAGACGGAAGACTATATTACGGGGCGGTTCGGTTAG
- the phoU gene encoding phosphate signaling complex protein PhoU has translation MPAHLRRDLDRLKRKILSFGAAVEENAQLAMASLRNIDSTLAQRVIDRDEDINREEVEIEDECLKILALHQPVAVDLRYVITVLKINSDLERIADFSVNVAKRARTLAQQPPVPLPKELNSIAEKSISMVKAALDSLVEQDVSRARAVCIADDSVDELQRLLYDVILAEIKKSPEFAAQWLQLFSTVRYFERIGDLATNIAEDVIYLVEGEVVRHKDLGT, from the coding sequence ATGCCGGCACATTTGCGGCGCGACTTGGATCGGTTGAAGCGCAAGATACTGTCATTTGGGGCGGCGGTCGAGGAGAACGCGCAGTTGGCGATGGCGTCGCTGCGGAATATTGACTCGACTCTGGCGCAGCGGGTGATAGACCGCGACGAGGACATCAACCGCGAAGAGGTTGAGATTGAGGACGAGTGTCTGAAGATCCTTGCGCTGCATCAGCCGGTGGCGGTGGACCTGCGCTACGTGATCACTGTCTTGAAGATCAACAGCGATTTGGAGCGCATTGCAGATTTTTCGGTGAACGTGGCCAAGCGCGCGCGGACGCTGGCGCAGCAGCCGCCGGTGCCGCTGCCCAAGGAGTTGAACAGCATCGCCGAGAAGTCCATTTCGATGGTGAAGGCGGCGTTGGACAGTTTGGTGGAGCAGGATGTTTCGCGGGCGCGCGCGGTGTGTATCGCCGACGATTCGGTGGATGAGCTGCAGCGGTTGTTGTATGACGTAATCCTCGCGGAGATCAAGAAGTCACCGGAGTTCGCGGCGCAATGGCTGCAGCTATTCTCGACCGTGCGCTACTTTGAGCGGATCGGCGATTTGGCGACGAACATCGCCGAAGACGTGATCTATCTTGTTGAGGGCGAAGTGGTGCGGCACAAGGACCTGGGGACCTGA
- a CDS encoding proprotein convertase P-domain-containing protein, which yields MLAATTTVVFCGTASTVTWCSAAGNSYLVLVTSFGTTGNSGNYALTISDDGIPCTGAIECTPLGRCCYLDGGVVACVENLQAECTLLGGSWNDALDCTTPCPTLGRCCYTGGSFCDVQCVDQVFQTECTTLGGTWTDGGTCAEACPSTYCTCNCVGQENVYSTIAADATTYPIVDNASVSVTINVTATNPVTDLNVRLDLLHTFDGDLIITLTSPLGTIDTLSNRRGSSLENYLCTVFDDEAATAIGAGTAPFTGSYIPEQLLSAFDGENPVGNWILTVSDNASLDQGYIVGVCLELEAPPAPCDPIVDLRVYITTVGSQPDHVQLHFTAPQDEDYIVYSTTNPGNDGNPDSGADADFTIEATLPGLLAGPNIWNAPAGFVGLPPVGAPKFYVVVADCPAQP from the coding sequence GTGTTGGCGGCGACGACGACGGTTGTATTCTGCGGCACCGCCTCCACGGTCACGTGGTGCTCCGCCGCTGGCAATAGCTACCTTGTTCTTGTGACTTCGTTCGGTACCACGGGGAACTCCGGTAACTACGCGTTGACCATCTCGGATGACGGCATCCCCTGCACTGGCGCGATCGAATGCACGCCGCTGGGCCGTTGCTGCTACTTGGATGGCGGTGTGGTGGCCTGTGTCGAAAACCTCCAGGCCGAATGCACGCTCCTCGGCGGCTCGTGGAATGACGCCCTCGATTGCACCACCCCGTGCCCGACGCTCGGCCGTTGCTGCTACACCGGCGGCAGCTTCTGTGACGTTCAGTGCGTGGACCAGGTCTTCCAGACCGAGTGCACGACTCTCGGTGGTACATGGACGGACGGCGGCACTTGCGCCGAGGCTTGCCCGAGCACCTATTGCACCTGCAATTGCGTCGGTCAGGAAAACGTCTACTCGACCATCGCAGCGGATGCGACGACCTATCCGATCGTGGATAACGCCAGCGTCTCCGTGACCATCAATGTGACGGCGACCAACCCGGTCACCGATCTGAACGTCCGCCTCGACCTGCTGCATACCTTTGACGGTGACCTCATCATCACGTTGACGTCGCCCTTGGGTACCATTGACACCCTCTCGAATCGTCGCGGTTCGAGCCTCGAAAACTACCTCTGTACGGTCTTTGATGACGAAGCTGCCACGGCCATTGGCGCCGGTACCGCTCCGTTCACCGGTTCCTACATTCCCGAGCAGCTGCTGTCGGCGTTCGACGGCGAAAACCCGGTGGGCAACTGGATCCTGACCGTCAGCGACAACGCTAGCCTCGACCAGGGTTACATCGTCGGCGTCTGCCTCGAACTTGAAGCACCGCCCGCCCCGTGTGACCCGATCGTGGACCTCCGCGTCTACATCACGACCGTGGGCAGCCAGCCTGACCATGTCCAGTTGCACTTCACCGCCCCGCAGGACGAAGATTACATCGTGTACTCGACGACCAATCCGGGCAATGACGGCAACCCCGACAGCGGCGCTGATGCCGACTTCACCATCGAAGCGACCCTGCCGGGCCTCCTCGCTGGTCCGAACATCTGGAATGCCCCGGCCGGCTTCGTGGGTCTGCCGCCGGTTGGTGCGCCGAAATTCTACGTCGTCGTGGCCGACTGCCCCGCGCAGCCGTAA